Proteins encoded by one window of Aphis gossypii isolate Hap1 chromosome X, ASM2018417v2, whole genome shotgun sequence:
- the LOC114123251 gene encoding beta-1,3-galactosyltransferase 9-like, whose product MHIISMLSVLFYFYLCQQCYSAGNDHNHANDGGEIHTTNIDWTSEDHMLLNDSFKSLSELKNLHHYLNTFGGDVCRGWNKEAKSQLLILVDSNTKHEFHRQIARVTWLRNFHGSHSKVRAVFFVGKPQSLKMTERLLVENRKYGDIVWTHIPETSNHHRSVKMVSGLDWVLNRCKHAKFILKIDDKSIVNMPAILKFIDKQQNSKNSIWGFKHSVLPMKTNTNYINYTCEHAYMMTNDVVKKLYFGALEKIPYMSDENQFLTGVVAANQGVDVIHDKHFKAVTLSSVLPDNSTAVEKCNYSRHHYIFLKPENKDEWSHIVSSFKICKSISTKNSIHHKSV is encoded by the exons CGGGAAATGATCATAATCATGCAAATGATGGTGGTGAAATCCATACGACCAACATTGATTGGACGTCAGAAGATCATATGTTGCTAaatg ATTCTTTCAAGAGTCttagtgaattaaaaaatctcCACCACTATCTGAACACATTCGGTGGTGACGTATGTCGCGGCTGGAATAAAGAAGCGAAATCGCAGCTACTGATCCTGGTAGATTCAAACACCAAACATGAGTTCCATAGACAAATAGCTCGGGTCACATGGCTCCGAAACTTCCACGGCAGTCATAGCAAAGTGCGTGCAGTGTTTTTCGTGGGAAAACCACAAAGCTTGAAGATGACTGAACGCCTATTAGTGGAGAACCGAAAATACGGCGACATTGTCTGGACGCACATTCCAGAAACTTCCAATCATCACAGGTCGGTGAAAATGGTATCCGGACTAGACTGGGTGCTCAACAGATGCAAACACGccaaatttatactaaaaatcgaCGACAAATCAATCGTCAACATGCCGGCCATCCTGAAATTCATTGATAAACAACAGAACTCGAAAAACTCCATATGGGGATTCAAACACAGCGTTTTGCC GATGAAAACCAATACGAACTATATCAACTACACTTGTGAGCACGCATATATGATGACAAATGAcgtagttaaaaaattgtacttcgGTGCTTTAGAAAAGATCCCCTATATGAGCGACGAAAACCAATTCCTTACTG GAGTTGTAGCAGCTAACCAAGGCGTTGATGTAATACatgataaacatttcaaaGCTGTAACATTATCATCAGTTCTCCCAGATAACAGCACTGCggttgaaaaatgtaattattcgCGACACCACTACATTTTCCTAAAACCCGAGAATAAAGATGAGTGGTCACATATTGTGTCATCATTCAAGATCTGTAAATCtatttcaactaaaaattcaatacatcataaatcagtttaa